The DNA window ATCAAGAAAATTGAATCAATTCTAAATTTCTTAGGAAAACATACAATGAAATAATAAATGAAACTCCAAACTATTGCCAAAAACTAATATGgtttaataatgataatgatcaagGAAGAAAATTTAATACTAATCAGTATTGGAAAAAAATGCTTACAAAAAAGAAATACTTTCATGCTTAATGCTAGTTCTCTTGTTCAGTTGTGTGGTATAGATCTCTATAGTCCCCTTCTGTCCTTCAACAAAAAATGCTCTGATTCTCCAATACTGTATAAAAGACAAAGATAAGTAACATTAAATATACATCACTAAAAAgatatgtttctttcttttcttaatgAAACAACAATAATGCAACACTACACAAAGTAGAAAATCACAATTCACCTCAAGCATATGTACAATAATGAAGCATAGGTAATTGCTAAACAGTGAAGTACTTGTACCGGGAAAATATCTGGTACTGGTACTTGTCTGATACTCCGGTTTTTTCTCATTATTTCGTGGTGACGGAAATTTGTGGCTTTCTCATATATtaacataataatataatatttagtttACTTGAGTTTCTTTTATTGTGAAGTGAACATTTTAGCTCTCatgttatattatataaaaagcaCCTTGATTTTTATTAAATTGACGGCTCTTGCACCCGTACTTGTAACCTACTACCATACCCAGGGATCGTACAACTAGATCGTTAGTGTATACACACAAAAAATAGTGCAGGGTATCCaccaaaataataaacaaaactaGATATAGAGACTCTTGGGCATTTCAAACAATACTATAATCTGGAGTAGAATCAATATCACTACTAGCACTACTATCTTCCATCCAAGGATCCAGGTTTTTCAACTTATGATGGTTACACAAAATTGTAGTTTTACTTCAATTTTGGTTTCCTTTACTCAATATAGGTTACACGCCTTACTCGCAATGTGGCAATACAGACTATGAACTTACATTTAAAGAATCATTAGTTAATTTACGTTTAGGCTTCATTTACTCTCTTTTATGTTACTAATTTGTGTAAGCCATTTTTAGGCTTTAATTTGGGTACAAGCCTCATAGATAGTGCATGGAACTTAATTGAGTATATGAAACTTGTTGTAGTCTATAGAAGCTCAGAACGCACACCAAGTAGAGTAGTGGAAATCAACCTCAATTTTATAGGTGGCAAGATTCCTCTTAAATTTGGAACCAAGATTCCTACATGTGGATCAAAACTTGTTGGACTTTATTACAGCAGTATCAGAAGTTGTGCAGTCACTTTTTCTATTGCTGCCACTAAATTCAAACTTGTAACTAACTTCTCCAAACCAAGTTATTCAAGTTCAAATCCCTTCAAATTTTGCACGTAGGCTTATTTATGTGTTCTAACCTTTAGTTTtcttaattattgattttaaaCTTGGTAGAGTTTGCCTACCTTGGGAAATCTATGTGGTTTCTTTCCAAATTATGTATTAATAGTTCTATAAgaattttaaatttgttagacTAGTGAACTTGCCTTCTTAGCACTAGTATCCAGATAACTAAATTTGTAAAACCCCAACCCAGAATATTTTCAAGACAACACCAACTATTATAGTATAATTGTACAACTTCCTCTTAAGTTTAAACTCACTGGTTTCTCAGTTTTTGCCGTATAAACACACTCAACAAAAGAAACATGAGTAATAGAAGTTTGTTTCTCATTAGGCGATGCAACTACCAAAACTAAATAatgtcataaaaatgaaatataatttcCAAATAAAAATGTGTAACAAGAGAGTTGTTTACCTAATTTCAATCTTCCAGAAGACCTCTCGCAATCATCTCACGAAGAAGTTTCTCTGCCTTATCATTTTCACCTTTATAAAACAGAGAACGGACAATTATTTCATAAGTTACAGCATTTGGAACACAGCCATTGCCTTTCATTTTTGTCAGCAATGCCAACGCTTCATCAAACAAACCCTTGCCACACAACCCTTGGATCATAACCGTATATGTATGGACATCTAGACTGTAGCCCTTAattaaaagattttgaaaaacCTCTTGTGCATTCTTAAGCCTTCCACTTTGGCACAGTCCCTTAATAAGAATATTATATGTATACAAATTTGGTTGAATACCCTGGTCTTTAAATTTTCTTAACAATGCAATTGCCTCTTCAACATAATGCTTTTTGCATAAAGCATCCAATAATGAATTGTAAGTGATTATATCAGGAGATTGACCTCTATCATGCATCTCATCAATAAGCTTTATAGCATCTGAGATTCTCCCTAATTTGCTCAAACCATCAATAAGGGAGTTGTAAGCTACCACATCAGGAATAATGTTTCTACAATGCATTTGTTCAAATAAGTTAATGGCTTCATCAACCATTTGAATCTTACACAGTCCATTGATCATGATAGTGTAGCTCCGAACATTTGCACTCACTCCTCTCTGGGTCAAAGTGTTGAATATATCCATGGCCTCATTCACTTTTTTCACTAGGCAATATCCATCCATTAAAGAGTTATAAGTAACAATGTCAGGTTTTGTGTCTTTTTTCATCATCATAGCAAACACATTTTTAGCTTCTTTCACTTTTCCTTCCTTACAAAATGCATCAACCAATATACTAAAGGTATAGACATCTGAGTTGATGTTTTCCAACATCATCTTATTAAACAAAGCAATTGCCTCTTTCAATTTACCAACAATGCAAAAGCCACTAATTAAAGCAGTGTAAGTGACAACATCGGGAGAAATTCTCTTAGCAAGCATTTCACAATATAAATCAAAAGCTTCATTAACAAGTTTATCTTTGCACATACTATCAATAATTATGTTGTACATTACCACATCAGGTTGAACCAATTTCCCATCAACTTGTCTGAGCAATTGCAAGGCAGCTCGTGTTTCTCCGACTTTACATAATCCGTTGATAAGTGTCCCATAACTAACTTGGTTGAGATGAAATCCTAGGGCAACGAGCTTGTCATGAAAGTGCAATTCTTGATGGATTTGAGCTTTGAGACAGAGACCTTTGATGATTGTATTAAAAGTTATGACATTTGGGTGATAACCCTTCTTGAGAATGTTGGCAAAAACAGAAAAGGAAAGAGAAATGAGACCCAATTGACAAAAGcaattgatcaagatgttgaaggTGAATAAGTCTGAAGCAATTCCCGTTAATACCAATCGTCGATGAAGCGAAGCGGCAGTAGAGTAATGGTTGGCCTTGACAAGGGAACCTAAAATCTTGTTAAATTGCAAGATGGGTGGGGTAGGATTCTGATGGAGCAAACGATTGAATGAGAAAACGAGATTGtctttgtcttcttcttcttcttcttcatgatcACGTAATCGAGAGAACATCTTCCTCGGAATGAATTTAGGGTTTGGATGTCGAAAATTGggaatgaaaagagagaaaacaaCACATCTCAAATTGGAAAACGACATTGATATGAAATGGATATCAGAACGAAAACAATGCTGGATCGATATGAATATGTCTGGTGCTGTGTTGTGTTTTATCAACTTGTTTTATGTTGTGTTTCATTTCATAGATCCAATATCACAATTAAAtaaatctttattattatttttaaattttaatctctatattttataatatggatttttagttcttttatttattttttctaactaGTTTGTGTTTGTTTAGTTGTAATACCAATATGTTTTACGAATAAATAAAGTCTAGTTGATTTCACAAAAGATAGTACAAATACAAGACAATTATTTCTATTGTGTCCGACCTGGCAACATATGTTACACTTTCCTTCCATTTTTTTCATGATCGTCCATATTAGTTCTAATACGTGTGTTGTTAGATTGAccttttttctttcttcgcaTCATTCATTATGCCAAACTACTCCCCCCTCATAcgcaggccagtaatcctcctttgcGATTACTGGAAATTCATTATTGTATAATTCGAGCTAGGTGTCGGtcttgtaaatgggagataagAGTGTTAAGACATCTCAGTGCGCATATGAACATGTTGTTATGACAGGGGGGCAAGGCATGCGAAAGGCTTAAAACTTTCCGCAGTCGAACCACCCTTCTTCTAGTAGAACCCTAAATTCTTGTCTCAGCAGgtcctcattgtggtcaattgtttctttgacaTTGAAGATGTGGTTGAATCGGTCGAAGGCTGTTGGCTTTGGAAGAttattctttcataaatttcatgcaactttcGCTGAACGGTTGTCCCGATTATGAAACTGCACTCCACGGCTCTCCTCTTCTTGCGAACAGTGATGTCATCCTAAAGTAGGTTGATCTTACCAAGGCAGTAATCAGAAGGTGTCTAATGCCCTTAAAAACACCACTCGTCGACTCCACacgatttgtagtcatgtggacTCATCACTCCCCATTGTCGTAAGCCCTAGTCCATTTCTCTCGGGCTAAATTATCAATCCATTTACCTGCATCCGAATTTGACAATACGGTTTCACGACGATAATGTTGGAATGTTAAAGGTGTTTGATATCACAAATGAGCTTTTCAAATGTGTTGCAAAGAAAATATCTTAATATTGTGATTGCCATGGAATTAGTTGATATTGTCAAAGCTTGGTTAACCACAATAAGAAAAAGTGGTTGGGATAATTTATTCGCCGATGTCTAAGAATTTTATGTTGCTAAAGGTATTCTGGTGCCAAATATGGATGACGAAATACTTGTTCGAGGTCGTTCAAGGGTAGAAGTGATGACTATCACTAATCTTCATTATTAACGTGCATAGATTTTTTATGCTGTTATTGACAAATTATGTATGGAGACGAATCATCGCTTTAGTGAAGGAAGTAGCATTATCCTTGATTGTGTCTTATGTCTTGACCCCAAGTACTCTTTCtccaagtttgatgttgataagcTTGCTCGTCTTGCTGATATTCACCATGCAGACTTTTCTGATGATGACCGTGGAACAATAAGGATCAACTTTAGACTTATGTTTTTCAAGTgaaaagaaatgcttcattttTCATTTGTGAAACTGTTAAAATTTTGGAtatgaagatggttcaaactgaAAAATATTTGGTATTTCCATTGGTTTACATACTTATTGAGTTAACTTTGATATTGTCGGTATTGACAACATTcgttgaaagagctttttcagcaatgaagattatcaagtctaaattgCGCAATAAGATTGTTACACCgagcgggagatattcaagtcacttgatgatattgatattattcaAACATTCACCGCAAAAAAGTCTCGGAAAGGACATTTACCTCGTGATTTTATTTAACACACTATTATAAGCTTATAtttcatctcttttattttaaattatatttttgctGACAAAATTACAAGTCTAAGTTTTTTTAATTGATgactatttatttaatatatacaatGGATTTCGGTCCAAAATATTTTAATCTGAgtagaaaatattttaatattttcatacaaGTATTTCTTAAAGGGTCATGAAAGTGTTTGTGATGAAAAATTACTATTAAGTACATTTTACAAGACTTGGCAATAAATCCTCTGCAATGGATTTAGCATTAACTTAAAAGCTCGGTTTAGATGTCTAGCTTATAGCAtgaggcatatatatatatatatatatatatatatatatatatatatatatatatatatatatatatatatatatatatatatatatatatatatatatatatatatatatatatatatatatatatatatatatatatatatatattaggggtGTTTGCGGTGTGGTTTGGACGATTttgatgaaaaaaatataatctaAATGACAAGAAAAAATCgtgcagtttggtttggttcggttcagtttgcttttaaaaaaacaaatcaaaccaatgcgatttggtttggttcggttgattcggtttttttataaatattttattgagtcatacatacacatatagatgacaacataactttgtatttagacattcatacactatcaaataacaacaacactcatcatattttgacaacaattttccatttaatatgtaaaaattaaattagacaaaagtggaataataaatataaaataatagcataaaacaatataaaaattattataatgaaacaaaaaactagaagagatgagagattagtgaagatgaaaaagaaaaaacaaaagagttgagagattagaaaaGAAGATGTgcaataaaaacgaaactgaaatagggaacatttgcatagaaatgagaaggtgaaaaagaaagaatataaaagagtagagattagataagaagagggaagatgtatgtggaaaAGAATGcgtgataatgctattagagtatgtgtaaggatgagaaaattgttcgtaatcataagctaatgtataataggtttaagtttgggttggatgtgagttaaataAAGGTTAGGTCACtcatcatattttgacaacaattttccatttaatatgtaaaaattaaattagacaaaagtggaataataaatataaaataatagcataaaacaatataaaaattattataatgaaacaaaaaactagaagagatgagagattagtgaagatgaaaaagaaaaaacaaaagagttgagagattagaaaaGAAGATGTgcaataaaaacgaaactgaaatagggaacatttgcatagaaatgagaaggtgaaaaagaaagaatataaaagagtagagattagataagaagagggaagatgtatgtggaaaAGAATGcgtgataatgctattagagtatgtgtaaggatgagaaaattgttcgtaatcataagctAATGtatgataggtttaagtttgggttggatgtgagttaaataaaggttaggttgtaacataatgcggtttgattcggtttacaaaatacaaactacAAATCGAACCGCatcgtgcggttttgttaaaagatgacccaaacaaatccgaaccaaatgcgattttttgcggtttcgatttggtttggtttggtttgcggttttctattaggttggtttggttttgaacaatGATTGATTGATTGGGATAAATATATCactatttattgtttttttaatagaGACGTTTCAAATTTTTTGAGACCTTGTGTAGGTTAGCTATAATTTATCTATGATGAAATAAATTGTGGCTATTTTTAATCACAATTTAAGTTGAAAAATAATTTATGAGGTTCTATTTACCTACTGTTTAACTTTAACAATTTTG is part of the Vicia villosa cultivar HV-30 ecotype Madison, WI linkage group LG2, Vvil1.0, whole genome shotgun sequence genome and encodes:
- the LOC131653156 gene encoding pentatricopeptide repeat-containing protein At1g62930, chloroplastic-like, with the translated sequence MSFSNLRCVVFSLFIPNFRHPNPKFIPRKMFSRLRDHEEEEEEDKDNLVFSFNRLLHQNPTPPILQFNKILGSLVKANHYSTAASLHRRLVLTGIASDLFTFNILINCFCQLGLISLSFSVFANILKKGYHPNVITFNTIIKGLCLKAQIHQELHFHDKLVALGFHLNQVSYGTLINGLCKVGETRAALQLLRQVDGKLVQPDVVMYNIIIDSMCKDKLVNEAFDLYCEMLAKRISPDVVTYTALISGFCIVGKLKEAIALFNKMMLENINSDVYTFSILVDAFCKEGKVKEAKNVFAMMMKKDTKPDIVTYNSLMDGYCLVKKVNEAMDIFNTLTQRGVSANVRSYTIMINGLCKIQMVDEAINLFEQMHCRNIIPDVVAYNSLIDGLSKLGRISDAIKLIDEMHDRGQSPDIITYNSLLDALCKKHYVEEAIALLRKFKDQGIQPNLYTYNILIKGLCQSGRLKNAQEVFQNLLIKGYSLDVHTYTVMIQGLCGKGLFDEALALLTKMKGNGCVPNAVTYEIIVRSLFYKGENDKAEKLLREMIARGLLED